In the genome of Rhodamnia argentea isolate NSW1041297 chromosome 3, ASM2092103v1, whole genome shotgun sequence, one region contains:
- the LOC125314041 gene encoding F-box protein At5g03100-like yields the protein MAIIEFSANPSCLPKRPRSSPPLGRDETRNSVDYISQLPDAIILHIFSFLTTKDAIGTSVLSKRWCSTWTANPHISFSMPGRHHRHSSMMLERFMAFMDAVLLRCTAIKVKSFIFAVDRGLDSAVAPTIDRWLDFAVGHDLEEVTPRKDSIYALSQFFFRCTTLVSSHLSRCCFSKIATVNWSSLKRLHIGHAELEDDTMMQVLRGSPALEFLHLDYCVGFNRIIVESRCLRELVIDCHGFHRAQVPILKISAPHLLKLRLLGDYCETDFEGQLGEYKLDEVSSLVEAELNFEIQIFENDKAKVCVDIVKGLLERPHHVTTLVIGSWCLRVLSIMEAREVFLPSLECRHLMFHVAADHFGVHSIVKILESSLRLEKLFLQMTCTPGSEYPFFAENVRRRNFDAKELQNSAKQRRIYRCLMHLKDVEIVDPGANWLAWEPVLSLLKFLLQNARWLDKIKINSNNSRLSERLEPWGLLEVARMILSDPNRSPNLKVILSYPSRGCPSESLHLQAF from the exons ATGGCCATAATAGAATTCTCCGCCAATCCATCTTGCCTACCGAAACGTCCACGATCATCTCCTCCTTTGGGTCGAGATGAAACCCGAAACTCAGTGGATTACATCAGCCAATTGCCCGACGCCATCATCCTCcatatcttctccttcttgacgACAAAAGACGCCATCGGAACTAGTGTCTTGTCCAAGCGATGGTGTTCCACTTGGACCGCTAATCCACATATATCTTTCTCTATGCCCGGCCGCCATCATCGCCATAGTAGCATGATGTTGGAGCGTTTCATGGCTTTCATGGATGCCGTGCTGTTGCGCTGCACTGCAATTAAGGTGAAAAGCTTCATCTTTGCTGTTGATCGGGGGCTCGACTCTGCTGTTGCGCCAACCATTGATAGGTGGCTTGACTTTGCTGTCGGGCACGACCTCGAAGAGGTGACCCCGCGTAAGGACAGCATTTATGCGTTGTCGCAGTTCTTTTTTCGCTGCACTACGCTGGTGAGTTCTCACTTGTCCCGTTGCTGTTTTTCGAAGATTGCTACCGTGAATTGGTCGTCGCTGAAGAGATTGCACATTGGACATGCGGAGTTGGAGGATGACACCATGATGCAAGTTTTGAGGGGCAGCCCCGCTCTAGAGTTCCTTCACTTGGATTACTGCGTGGGCTTCAACCGCATTATAGTCGAATCAAGATGTTTGAGAGAGCTGGTGATCGATTGTCACGGATTTCATCGTGCTCAAGTtccgattttgaaaatttcagctCCTCATCTTCTCAAATTGCGTCTATTGGGCGATTATTGTGAGACAGATTTTGAGGGACAGTTAGGAGAGTACAAACTAGATGAAGTATCTTCTTTGGTTGAAGCCGAGTTAAAttttgaaatacaaattttcgaAAACGATAAGGCTAAGGTTTGTGTGGATATTGTAAAGGGGCTTCTCGAGAGACCGCATCATGTAACGACATTGGTGATAGGGAGCTGGTGCCTTCGT GTGCTGTCGATAATGGAGGCGAGAGAAGTGTTTCTTCCATCCTTAGAATGTCGGCATCTGATGTTCCACGTCGCAGCTGACCATTTTGGAGTTCATAGTATAgtgaagatactcgaaagttcCCTGCGCTTGGAGAAGTTATTCTTACAAATGACTTGCACACCCGGCTCTGAATATCCG TTCTTTGCGGAGAATGTCCGCCGTCGCAACTTTGATGCAAAAGAATTGCAGAATTCTGCCAAACAGAGAAGGATCTATCGGTGTCTGATGCATCTCAAGGATGTCGAGATTGTTGATCCCGGTGCCAACTGGCTGGCTTGGGAACCTGTTCTTTCCCTGCTCAAGTTTCTTCTCCAGAATGCACGCTGGCTGGACAAAATAAAGATCAACAGTAACAATTCCAGACTGTCCGAGAGACTTGAACCCTGGGGGCTGCTCGAAGTGGCTCGGATGATTCTGTCGGACCCAAATCGCTCTCCCAATTTGAAGGTCATTCTTAGCTATCCCTCCCGAGGATGTCCTTCTGAAAGCCTGCATTTACAGGCGTTCTGA